Proteins from one Mycobacterium sp. HUMS_12744610 genomic window:
- a CDS encoding chorismate mutase, whose translation MSLAEVRSQIDQIDEHIVRLLATRQKLVKEAALYKTGYRWRSCGSRLRLRR comes from the coding sequence GTGTCGCTCGCTGAGGTCCGCTCCCAGATCGATCAGATCGACGAGCACATCGTCAGGCTCTTGGCCACGCGCCAAAAGCTGGTCAAAGAGGCCGCGCTTTACAAAACCGGATATCGTTGGCGATCTTGTGGATCTCGTCTTCGTCTTCGTCGGTGA
- a CDS encoding ComF family protein has product MLDLILPLECGGCGAPATRWCDACGRELSVAADQPHVVTPRVDPQVPVFALGRYAGARRQAILAVKERGRGDLVAPLARALALGVHRLLAWGIVETPLTIVPAPTRRSAARRRGGDPVTRLARAAVAGHPDVTVAQALRIRALARDSAGLGTAARERNIAGRVLLRGGALAGRPGTEVMVVDDVVTTGATARESVRTLHAAGVRVTAVLAIAAA; this is encoded by the coding sequence GTGCTCGACCTCATCCTGCCGCTGGAGTGCGGCGGTTGCGGGGCGCCGGCGACCCGCTGGTGTGACGCCTGCGGCCGCGAGCTGTCGGTGGCCGCCGACCAGCCCCACGTCGTCACCCCGCGCGTCGACCCCCAGGTGCCGGTGTTCGCGCTGGGCCGCTACGCCGGTGCCCGCCGTCAGGCGATCCTCGCGGTCAAGGAGCGCGGCCGCGGCGACCTCGTCGCGCCGCTGGCGCGCGCCCTGGCGCTCGGCGTGCACCGGCTGCTGGCCTGGGGGATCGTCGAGACCCCGCTGACGATCGTGCCCGCGCCCACGCGGCGCTCGGCGGCCCGCCGCCGCGGCGGCGATCCGGTCACCCGCCTGGCCAGGGCCGCCGTGGCGGGGCACCCCGACGTCACGGTCGCGCAGGCCCTGCGGATCAGGGCGCTGGCCCGCGACTCGGCGGGCCTGGGCACCGCGGCCCGCGAGCGCAACATCGCCGGGCGGGTGCTGCTGCGCGGCGGCGCGCTCGCCGGGCGACCGGGAACCGAGGTGATGGTGGTCGACGACGTCGTCACCACCGGCGCGACGGCCCGCGAGTCGGTGCGGACCCTGCACGCCGCGGGGGTGCGGGTCACCGCGGTCCTCGCGATCGCGGCGGCGTGA